The following coding sequences lie in one Flavobacterium sediminis genomic window:
- a CDS encoding putative quinol monooxygenase → MFIRIVKMRFQEDKIEAFLENFHQFKDQIRSFEGNHLLELYRDKNDPRTFFTYSYWESETHLNNYRKSELFGQVWPFTKTLFSDKPEAWSVDKLVSLS, encoded by the coding sequence ATGTTTATACGCATTGTAAAAATGAGATTTCAAGAAGATAAAATTGAGGCTTTCCTTGAAAATTTTCATCAGTTTAAAGATCAGATCAGAAGTTTTGAAGGCAATCATTTACTGGAATTATACCGCGATAAAAATGATCCCAGAACTTTTTTCACTTATAGTTATTGGGAATCGGAAACACATTTAAATAATTACAGGAAATCAGAACTTTTTGGTCAGGTTTGGCCTTTTACGAAAACACTTTTCAGTGATAAACCGGAAGCTTGGAGTGTCGACAAATTAGTCAGTTTATCGTAA
- a CDS encoding SAM hydrolase/SAM-dependent halogenase family protein: protein MSIITLTTDFGLKDHFVGATKGKIISGYEEAVIVDISHDIDLFNTTEAGYCIAAAYSSFPKGTIHIIGVDSERNDTIQHIAMQWDDHYFICADNGILSTLTQRKIPQKIVAINIHDRLQENATDMDVFTTVACHIARGGHLNVIGKEIETLKTVNELVPKITNEQSVIKGNVIYIDHFGNCITNISKKLFQEMARGRSFEISFHNKKITTIKKSYSDFNTSDKFTLKDFEGERLALFNENGLLEIAIYKSNPKTVGSAHSLLGLKFRDVVTITFS, encoded by the coding sequence ATGTCAATAATTACGCTAACTACTGATTTTGGTTTAAAAGATCATTTTGTTGGGGCAACCAAAGGCAAAATAATATCCGGCTATGAAGAAGCAGTTATCGTTGATATTTCGCATGACATAGATTTGTTCAATACAACTGAAGCCGGTTATTGCATCGCCGCCGCATACAGCAGCTTTCCGAAAGGAACAATCCATATTATAGGTGTAGACAGTGAGCGCAATGATACTATTCAGCATATTGCCATGCAATGGGACGATCATTATTTCATTTGTGCAGACAACGGAATCCTTAGTACCTTGACACAACGCAAGATTCCGCAAAAGATCGTTGCTATAAATATCCACGATCGCTTACAGGAGAACGCAACTGATATGGACGTTTTCACAACTGTCGCCTGTCATATTGCAAGAGGTGGTCATTTGAACGTTATCGGAAAAGAAATCGAAACATTGAAAACCGTTAACGAATTGGTTCCTAAAATTACAAACGAACAAAGTGTTATTAAGGGAAATGTGATCTATATTGACCATTTCGGGAATTGTATCACTAATATTTCCAAAAAACTATTTCAGGAAATGGCACGGGGCAGATCGTTTGAAATTTCGTTCCATAACAAAAAAATTACAACTATTAAAAAATCCTATTCCGATTTTAATACATCCGATAAATTTACCTTAAAAGATTTTGAAGGTGAACGTTTAGCCCTGTTCAATGAAAACGGCTTACTGGAAATTGCTATTTATAAAAGTAATCCAAAAACCGTAGGCTCTGCCCATTCTCTTTTAGGCTTAAAATTCAGAGATGTAGTTACTATAACTTTTTCATAA
- a CDS encoding phosphoribosylaminoimidazolesuccinocarboxamide synthase translates to MNTITSTNFNFPGQKSVYKGKVREVYNINDELLVMIATDRLSAFDVVMPKGIPYKGQILNQIATRFMELTKDIVPNWLIATPDPNVAVGHLCTPFKVEMVIRGYLSGHAAREYAAGKRTLCGVELPEGMKENDKFPEPIITPTTKADFGVHDEDISREAILENGIVSPEDYKILEKYTRALFQRGTEIAASRGLILVDTKYEFGKTKDGQIVLIDEIHTPDSSRYFYAEGYQERQDKGEAQKQLSKEFVRQWLIANGFQGKEGQQIPEMTEEYIESVSDRYIELYENITGEKFEKADISDLTDRIEKNVIAYLKK, encoded by the coding sequence ATGAACACAATTACTTCAACTAATTTCAATTTCCCGGGACAAAAATCCGTTTACAAAGGTAAAGTAAGGGAAGTTTATAATATCAATGACGAATTATTAGTCATGATAGCTACCGATAGGCTTTCAGCTTTTGACGTAGTGATGCCAAAGGGAATACCTTATAAAGGACAAATCCTGAATCAGATAGCCACACGTTTTATGGAGCTGACTAAAGACATCGTTCCGAATTGGCTTATAGCAACTCCTGATCCTAACGTTGCAGTAGGACATTTATGTACTCCTTTCAAAGTAGAAATGGTAATCAGAGGATATTTGTCCGGACATGCCGCTCGTGAATATGCTGCCGGAAAAAGAACTTTATGCGGAGTGGAATTACCGGAAGGAATGAAAGAAAATGATAAATTTCCGGAGCCGATAATTACACCGACGACAAAAGCCGATTTCGGTGTCCATGATGAAGATATCTCAAGAGAAGCTATTTTGGAAAACGGAATTGTTTCTCCGGAAGATTATAAGATTTTAGAAAAATATACTCGTGCCTTATTTCAAAGAGGAACAGAAATAGCGGCTTCAAGAGGGTTGATCTTAGTAGATACGAAATATGAATTCGGAAAAACTAAAGACGGACAAATTGTTTTAATAGATGAGATTCATACACCGGATTCTTCACGTTATTTTTATGCTGAAGGTTATCAGGAAAGACAAGACAAAGGCGAAGCGCAAAAACAATTGTCAAAAGAGTTTGTGCGTCAATGGTTGATCGCTAATGGTTTTCAGGGAAAAGAAGGACAACAGATTCCGGAAATGACAGAGGAATATATAGAATCTGTTTCCGATCGATACATTGAGCTCTATGAAAATATTACAGGAGAAAAGTTTGAAAAAGCTGATATTTCGGATCTTACAGACAGAATTGAAAAAAATGTTATAGCTTATTTGAAAAAGTAA
- a CDS encoding ankyrin repeat domain-containing protein, which produces MKKTIGYLGLALVMATTAVSASDFNVSHTAVSEMYDSKPLCAAISKGDLEAVKIMIEYGADVNETTTRGMTPLMYAAMYNNTGIMNLLIEKGADLEKEDYQGLTALDHAKRSNSNEAAQLLTKAMKKK; this is translated from the coding sequence ATGAAAAAAACGATCGGTTATTTAGGTTTAGCTCTTGTAATGGCTACAACAGCAGTTAGTGCTTCTGATTTTAATGTTTCTCATACAGCGGTTTCTGAGATGTATGATTCAAAACCATTGTGTGCTGCAATCAGTAAAGGTGATTTAGAGGCAGTAAAAATTATGATAGAATACGGAGCAGATGTTAATGAAACTACAACCAGAGGAATGACTCCTTTAATGTACGCTGCAATGTATAACAATACAGGGATTATGAATTTGTTAATAGAAAAAGGAGCTGATTTGGAAAAAGAAGATTATCAAGGGCTAACAGCTTTAGATCATGCGAAAAGAAGTAATTCAAATGAAGCTGCCCAATTACTTACTAAAGCAATGAAAAAGAAATAA
- a CDS encoding M42 family metallopeptidase gives MSTSSILNEKSLEFLEQYLNNASPTGYESSGQKIWMDYLKPYVDTFITDTYGTAVGVVNPDAPYKVVIEGHADEISWYVNYITDDGLIYVIRNGGSDHQIAPSKRVNIHTKKGIVRGVFGWPAIHTRTRDKEETAKVSNIFIDCGCDSKKEVEELGIHVGCVITYPDRFEVLNGNKFVCRAIDNRMGGFMIAEVARLIHQNKKKLPFGLYVVNSVQEEIGLRGAEMITQTIKPNVAIVTDVCHDTTTPMIDKKIEGDLKMGRGPVIAYAPATQNILREMIVDTAEDNKIPFQRHASSRVTGTDTDAFAYSNGGVASALISLPLRYMHTTVEMVHREDVENVVKLIYETLLKIENDNSFSYFK, from the coding sequence ATGAGTACAAGTTCAATACTAAATGAAAAATCACTGGAATTTTTAGAGCAATACTTGAATAATGCTTCTCCGACAGGCTATGAGTCTTCCGGTCAAAAAATATGGATGGATTACCTAAAACCTTATGTTGATACTTTTATTACGGACACTTACGGAACAGCTGTAGGTGTTGTAAATCCGGATGCTCCTTATAAAGTAGTCATTGAAGGGCATGCTGATGAAATTTCATGGTATGTTAATTATATTACCGATGACGGTTTGATCTATGTTATCCGAAACGGAGGTAGTGACCATCAGATCGCTCCTTCAAAAAGAGTTAACATTCATACTAAAAAAGGAATTGTAAGAGGTGTATTCGGTTGGCCAGCCATACACACAAGAACCAGAGATAAAGAAGAAACAGCCAAAGTAAGCAACATCTTTATTGATTGCGGATGCGACAGTAAAAAAGAAGTGGAAGAATTAGGTATACATGTAGGTTGTGTGATAACCTACCCTGATCGATTTGAAGTTTTAAACGGAAATAAATTTGTATGCAGAGCTATTGATAACCGTATGGGTGGTTTCATGATTGCTGAAGTAGCCCGTTTAATTCACCAAAACAAAAAGAAACTTCCCTTCGGATTATACGTTGTCAATTCCGTTCAGGAAGAAATTGGTTTACGCGGTGCTGAAATGATCACACAAACAATCAAACCTAATGTTGCTATCGTAACTGACGTTTGCCACGACACTACAACCCCTATGATCGACAAAAAAATCGAAGGAGATCTGAAAATGGGTCGCGGACCGGTTATTGCATATGCTCCTGCAACACAAAATATTTTACGTGAGATGATCGTCGATACTGCCGAAGATAACAAAATCCCTTTTCAACGCCACGCTTCCTCAAGAGTTACCGGAACTGATACTGATGCTTTTGCTTACAGTAACGGAGGAGTAGCCTCTGCTCTTATTTCTCTACCGTTGCGCTACATGCACACAACTGTAGAAATGGTACATCGTGAAGATGTTGAAAATGTTGTTAAGCTAATCTACGAGACTTTGCTTAAGATTGAAAACGACAATAGTTTTTCCTATTTCAAATAA
- a CDS encoding DUF4294 domain-containing protein — MRIAVFLFIIGINNFLWSQEADTLKVTAQDSAVLYSIELKEVVVSREETALEAERRKLLILKRRVYKTYPYAKATAEKLKQLNETMAKLKTKKEKKKYFKIVEKYLQEEFEPRLKKLSRKDGQILVKLIYRQTGESTFDLIKDYKSGWKAFWSNNTAKLFNIDLKEEYRPFDELEDFHIESILVTAFRQGHLVKQDPAIPIDLKELAATWRAKIEKAREERKAKELGKQ, encoded by the coding sequence ATGAGAATAGCTGTTTTTCTTTTTATAATAGGAATTAATAACTTTTTATGGTCACAGGAAGCCGATACATTAAAAGTAACGGCACAGGATTCGGCTGTTTTATATTCAATAGAATTAAAAGAAGTGGTAGTTTCCAGAGAAGAAACCGCTTTAGAGGCTGAACGGAGAAAGCTACTTATATTAAAGAGAAGGGTGTATAAAACTTATCCTTATGCAAAAGCTACTGCTGAAAAACTTAAGCAGCTTAATGAAACAATGGCTAAGTTGAAAACTAAAAAAGAAAAAAAGAAATACTTTAAAATAGTAGAGAAGTACCTGCAGGAAGAGTTTGAACCTCGATTGAAGAAACTATCTCGTAAAGACGGACAGATTCTGGTGAAGTTAATTTACAGACAAACCGGTGAGTCGACTTTTGATTTGATTAAAGATTATAAAAGCGGTTGGAAGGCTTTTTGGTCAAACAATACAGCTAAACTTTTTAATATTGATCTCAAAGAAGAATACCGGCCTTTTGACGAATTAGAAGATTTTCATATCGAAAGTATACTGGTTACAGCTTTTCGTCAAGGGCATTTAGTTAAGCAGGATCCTGCAATTCCTATAGATTTAAAAGAATTGGCTGCAACTTGGAGAGCCAAAATTGAAAAAGCGAGAGAAGAGCGTAAAGCAAAAGAACTCGGTAAACAATAG
- a CDS encoding DUF4293 domain-containing protein, with translation MIQRIQTIYMGVCLILSGVLPFFVSLWTDANGLVTFAKDSILYLSLFGIISLLALVSILNYKKRQLQFVLNRLNIILNFILLGFFVYRTLSLSGETEISEKGIGIFLPTISIVLLVLANRAIKKDEDLVKSVDRLR, from the coding sequence ATGATTCAAAGAATTCAAACAATATACATGGGAGTTTGCCTGATTTTATCAGGTGTTTTACCCTTTTTTGTTTCATTATGGACTGATGCAAACGGTTTAGTTACTTTTGCTAAGGACTCTATTCTTTATTTATCACTTTTTGGTATTATTTCCTTACTAGCTTTAGTAAGTATTTTAAATTACAAAAAAAGGCAACTCCAATTTGTTTTAAACAGATTGAATATAATATTAAACTTTATATTACTAGGATTTTTTGTATATCGAACGCTAAGCTTATCCGGAGAAACTGAAATTTCTGAGAAGGGTATTGGGATTTTTCTTCCTACCATTTCTATCGTTTTACTTGTTCTGGCAAACAGAGCAATTAAAAAGGATGAGGATCTTGTAAAATCAGTAGATCGATTACGATAA
- the rho gene encoding transcription termination factor Rho produces MFDIEVLKEMKLSDLQEIAKVANVKKYRSLKKEDLIYQILDMQAANPEKVKAEETSPVVKEDKAVPKPKRTRIVKKAKTSEGTEVVDEAKNPLLEEKEAKEVAEESKPVAKQTTRRAKTEVKDQSVNKEAVVVKEEEVKTEQHQASSVQKVPNSKANANNPNNPNYKKSSHHNSEKGANNPKQPNYREPDYEFDGIIESEGVLEMMPDGYGFLRSSDYNYLSSPDDIYLSQSQIRLFGLKTGDTVKGVVRPPKEGEKYFPLVKVLKINGHDPQVVRDRISFEHLTPVFPKEKFRLAERSSTISTRIIDLFSPIGKGQRGMIVAQPKTGKTMLLKDVANAIAANHPEVYMIVLLIDERPEEVTDMQRSVKAEVVASTFDREPQEHVKIANIVLEKAKRLVECGHDVVILLDSITRLARAYNTVQPASGKVLSGGVDANALQKPKRFFGAARNVENGGSLSIIATALTETGSKMDEVIFEEFKGTGNMELQLDRRIANKRIFPAIDLVSSSTRRDDLLLDENTVQRMWIMRKYLADMNPVEAMDFIYDRFKKTQNNEEFLISMNE; encoded by the coding sequence ATGTTTGATATTGAAGTATTAAAGGAGATGAAACTCTCTGACTTGCAAGAAATTGCCAAAGTTGCTAATGTAAAAAAATATCGTTCTTTAAAAAAAGAAGATTTAATCTATCAAATTCTAGATATGCAAGCAGCTAATCCTGAAAAGGTAAAAGCAGAGGAAACTTCTCCGGTAGTAAAAGAAGATAAAGCAGTTCCTAAGCCTAAAAGGACTAGAATTGTTAAAAAGGCTAAGACCTCGGAGGGTACTGAAGTGGTTGATGAGGCTAAGAATCCTTTATTGGAAGAAAAGGAAGCTAAAGAAGTAGCTGAAGAATCAAAACCTGTAGCAAAACAGACAACCAGACGCGCTAAGACTGAAGTAAAGGATCAGAGTGTAAATAAGGAAGCTGTTGTTGTAAAGGAAGAGGAAGTTAAGACAGAACAACATCAAGCTTCTTCGGTTCAAAAAGTGCCAAACAGTAAAGCAAATGCTAATAATCCGAATAATCCCAACTATAAGAAAAGTAGTCATCACAATAGTGAGAAAGGAGCAAATAATCCAAAGCAGCCGAATTATAGAGAGCCGGATTATGAATTTGACGGAATTATAGAGAGTGAAGGTGTTCTGGAAATGATGCCGGATGGTTATGGTTTTTTGCGCTCTTCAGATTATAATTACCTTTCTTCTCCAGATGATATTTATTTGTCACAATCTCAAATAAGATTGTTTGGTCTTAAAACAGGTGATACCGTAAAAGGAGTTGTAAGACCTCCAAAAGAAGGTGAAAAGTATTTTCCTTTGGTAAAAGTATTAAAAATTAACGGCCACGATCCGCAAGTGGTACGCGATAGAATTTCGTTTGAACATTTAACTCCGGTTTTTCCTAAAGAAAAATTCAGACTTGCTGAACGTAGCAGTACTATTTCCACACGAATTATTGATTTATTTTCTCCGATCGGTAAAGGCCAAAGAGGTATGATCGTTGCACAGCCTAAAACCGGTAAAACGATGTTGCTGAAAGATGTTGCTAATGCTATTGCGGCGAATCATCCTGAAGTATATATGATCGTACTTTTAATTGACGAAAGACCGGAAGAGGTAACTGACATGCAACGTAGTGTTAAAGCAGAAGTAGTAGCTTCTACATTTGACAGAGAACCTCAGGAGCATGTTAAGATTGCCAATATTGTTTTAGAGAAAGCCAAACGTTTGGTTGAGTGTGGTCATGATGTGGTTATCTTATTAGATTCAATTACACGTTTGGCAAGAGCTTATAACACGGTACAACCGGCTTCAGGAAAAGTATTGAGTGGTGGGGTGGATGCCAATGCCTTACAGAAACCTAAACGTTTCTTTGGTGCAGCCCGAAATGTAGAAAACGGAGGATCGTTGAGTATCATTGCAACAGCGCTTACAGAAACCGGTTCTAAAATGGATGAAGTGATCTTTGAAGAGTTTAAAGGAACAGGTAATATGGAATTACAATTAGATAGAAGAATTGCTAATAAACGTATTTTCCCTGCAATAGACTTGGTTTCTTCAAGTACACGTCGTGATGATCTGTTATTAGATGAAAATACTGTCCAAAGAATGTGGATCATGCGTAAGTATTTAGCCGATATGAATCCTGTAGAAGCGATGGACTTCATTTATGATCGTTTCAAGAAGACACAGAATAATGAAGAATTTTTGATTTCTATGAATGAATAG
- the tpiA gene encoding triose-phosphate isomerase → MRKNIVAGNWKMHKTYTETLALLDDIVAQKKETTAEIIVAPTFVNLKAAVDKVASQNITVAAQNMHQAEGGAFTGEIAANMLTDIGVQTVILGHSERRAYFHETDALLANKVDTALKHEMRVIFCFGEELKDRQKNNHFNIVEYQLRDALFHLEKENWKSIILAYEPVWAIGTGETASPEQAQEMHQFIRELIAKVYGNDVAENVSILYGGSVKPDNAKEIFSKPDVDGGLIGGASLKATDFLAIVNAI, encoded by the coding sequence ATGAGAAAAAATATTGTAGCAGGAAACTGGAAAATGCATAAAACATACACAGAAACTCTTGCTTTATTAGATGATATCGTTGCTCAGAAAAAAGAAACTACGGCTGAGATCATTGTAGCACCAACATTCGTTAACTTAAAAGCTGCAGTTGATAAAGTAGCCAGTCAAAATATTACGGTAGCTGCTCAAAATATGCACCAGGCTGAAGGCGGAGCTTTTACTGGTGAAATTGCGGCAAATATGCTTACTGATATCGGTGTTCAAACTGTGATCTTAGGACATAGCGAAAGAAGAGCTTATTTTCATGAAACCGATGCTTTATTAGCCAATAAAGTAGATACTGCTTTAAAGCATGAAATGCGTGTCATCTTCTGTTTTGGTGAAGAGTTAAAAGACCGTCAAAAAAACAATCATTTCAATATTGTGGAATACCAATTACGAGATGCGCTTTTTCACTTAGAAAAAGAAAACTGGAAATCTATTATTCTGGCTTACGAGCCGGTTTGGGCTATCGGAACCGGAGAAACTGCTTCTCCTGAACAAGCTCAGGAAATGCATCAGTTCATTCGCGAATTAATTGCTAAAGTATATGGAAATGATGTCGCTGAAAATGTTTCGATTTTATACGGAGGAAGTGTTAAACCGGATAATGCCAAAGAGATTTTTTCGAAACCGGATGTTGATGGCGGTTTAATCGGTGGCGCTTCATTAAAGGCAACTGATTTTCTGGCTATTGTAAACGCAATTTAA
- a CDS encoding TlpA family protein disulfide reductase, with protein MKKILLLFIGVLALISCEAQNNTEFSKEALENKMISKENQSVTFQEIIEQYKGKTVFIDVWASWCPDCVKGMPKVKALQKEHPELVYLFISMDKTYDAWLKGIEKYEVTGKHYLTTDGMKGVFGKSIALDWIPRYMIVDKTGKIALFKVIEADDAKIEETLSKLE; from the coding sequence ATGAAAAAGATCTTATTATTATTTATCGGAGTTTTAGCTTTGATTTCTTGTGAAGCACAAAACAATACCGAATTTTCAAAAGAAGCGCTTGAAAATAAAATGATCTCTAAAGAAAACCAATCGGTTACTTTTCAAGAGATCATCGAACAATATAAAGGTAAAACCGTTTTTATTGATGTTTGGGCTTCTTGGTGTCCTGATTGCGTGAAAGGTATGCCAAAAGTAAAAGCGCTACAGAAAGAACATCCGGAACTGGTTTACCTATTCATTTCAATGGATAAAACCTACGATGCCTGGCTTAAAGGAATTGAAAAATACGAGGTAACCGGTAAACATTATCTTACTACAGACGGAATGAAAGGTGTCTTCGGGAAATCAATTGCTTTAGATTGGATTCCTCGTTATATGATTGTAGATAAAACAGGAAAAATTGCTTTATTCAAAGTAATTGAAGCTGATGATGCTAAAATCGAAGAAACATTAAGCAAGCTGGAATAA
- a CDS encoding BT_3928 family protein has protein sequence MRNISTQIARILVGVLFIISGLIKLNDPTGFSFKLEEYFSADVLNMEFFIPYALLIACFVVIFEVVLGVMLLIGFKPKFTVWSLLAMIVFFTFLTFYSAYFNKVTDCGCFGDALKLTPWESFSKDVVLLVLILILFINQKYIRPLYGKIGVNYTVFVAYSLCLFMAYYVLQHLPIIDFRAYKVGTDIKKAMEIPEGAPKSEYEMVFIYNVNGLDTEISYDDVMANKVPEGAEFVDRKDKLIREGYIPPVHDFTIEKGGNDYTESVLEEPKVIMLISYDLKKSKENGMKKLEDFYQKAAEKGYLVIGMTSSGTDIIEEYKKKYGLTFDYYFCDATTLKTIERANPSIVVLEKGVVVQKKHFNDIDKVVLK, from the coding sequence ATGCGAAACATTAGTACACAAATCGCCCGAATTTTAGTTGGCGTTCTCTTTATTATTTCAGGATTAATCAAACTAAATGACCCGACCGGTTTTTCATTCAAATTAGAAGAATATTTCAGTGCAGATGTTTTAAACATGGAGTTTTTTATTCCTTATGCACTGCTTATTGCTTGTTTTGTTGTAATTTTTGAAGTTGTTTTAGGAGTTATGCTTCTTATCGGATTCAAACCCAAATTTACAGTCTGGAGCTTATTAGCCATGATCGTTTTCTTTACCTTTTTAACGTTCTACTCGGCTTATTTTAATAAAGTTACAGATTGCGGTTGTTTCGGAGATGCTTTAAAACTAACCCCTTGGGAATCTTTTTCTAAAGACGTAGTTTTATTAGTCTTAATTCTTATTTTATTTATCAACCAAAAATACATCCGTCCATTATACGGAAAAATAGGAGTGAACTATACTGTATTTGTTGCTTATTCACTTTGTTTATTCATGGCTTATTATGTTTTACAGCACTTGCCTATAATTGATTTCAGAGCTTATAAAGTAGGAACAGATATCAAAAAAGCGATGGAAATACCGGAAGGAGCACCTAAAAGTGAATACGAAATGGTATTTATTTATAACGTTAATGGTCTGGATACCGAAATCAGTTATGACGATGTAATGGCTAATAAAGTTCCGGAAGGTGCTGAATTTGTTGACCGAAAAGACAAACTGATACGAGAAGGATACATTCCTCCGGTACATGACTTTACGATCGAAAAAGGCGGAAACGATTATACTGAAAGTGTTTTAGAAGAACCGAAAGTGATTATGCTTATTTCGTATGATTTAAAAAAATCAAAAGAAAATGGCATGAAGAAATTGGAAGATTTTTATCAAAAAGCAGCAGAAAAAGGATATCTGGTAATCGGAATGACATCTTCCGGAACAGATATTATTGAAGAGTATAAAAAGAAATACGGTTTAACATTCGACTATTATTTTTGTGATGCAACTACTTTAAAAACAATAGAACGAGCTAACCCAAGTATCGTTGTTTTAGAAAAAGGAGTTGTCGTTCAGAAGAAACATTTCAACGATATCGATAAAGTAGTGTTAAAATAA
- a CDS encoding DUF1599 domain-containing protein, which yields MTNTSQQYDKIVTICRDLFSKKAKDYGTAWRILRLPSLTDQIFIKAQRIRSLQENEVRKIEEDETSEFIGIINYCVMALIQIEKGIANQPDLSADEAIQLYDEKIALTKQLMEDKNHDYGEAWRDMRVSSLTDLILQKLLRVKQIENNQGKTIVSEGIDANYQDMINYSVFALIHLGKAD from the coding sequence ATGACCAATACGTCGCAACAATACGATAAAATAGTAACGATTTGCCGTGACTTGTTCAGCAAAAAAGCTAAAGATTACGGAACTGCCTGGCGCATTTTACGCTTGCCTTCCTTAACAGATCAAATCTTTATAAAAGCACAACGCATCCGAAGTTTACAGGAAAATGAAGTACGTAAAATCGAAGAAGACGAAACCTCAGAATTTATCGGAATTATCAATTATTGCGTAATGGCTTTGATACAAATCGAAAAAGGTATTGCCAATCAACCCGATTTAAGTGCTGACGAAGCGATTCAATTATATGATGAAAAAATTGCATTGACAAAACAGCTAATGGAAGATAAAAACCATGATTACGGTGAAGCCTGGAGAGATATGCGGGTCAGCAGCCTTACAGATCTGATCCTTCAGAAATTGCTCCGTGTAAAACAGATCGAGAACAACCAGGGTAAAACTATCGTTTCAGAAGGAATTGATGCCAATTATCAAGATATGATTAATTATTCAGTCTTTGCCTTGATCCATTTAGGTAAAGCCGATTAA
- the folP gene encoding dihydropteroate synthase produces MTINCKGNLIDLSTPKVMGILNVTPNSFYDGGKYKSDSDFLNQTEKMLSEGAAFIDLGAYSSRPGAEFVTEEEEINRILPIIAVILKRFPETLLSIDTFRAQVAQKAIENGAAVINDISAGLLDKNMLETAAQLQVPYIMMHMKGNPNTMQSLAQYEDITKEVTYYFSERVSAARALGINDIILDPGFGFAKTLEQNYELLRRTDFLSVFELPLLIGISRKSMIYKLLETTPQNALNGTTVLNTIALQKGAHILRVHDVKEAVECITIMEQLC; encoded by the coding sequence ATGACTATAAACTGTAAAGGAAACTTGATCGATTTAAGTACTCCAAAAGTAATGGGGATCTTAAATGTGACACCCAATTCGTTCTATGACGGAGGGAAATATAAATCCGATTCCGATTTTTTAAATCAGACTGAAAAAATGCTTTCCGAAGGGGCTGCTTTTATAGATCTTGGAGCATATTCTTCAAGACCGGGAGCTGAGTTCGTAACGGAAGAGGAGGAGATCAACAGGATTTTACCGATTATTGCTGTTATTTTGAAGAGATTCCCGGAAACACTACTTTCGATAGATACTTTCAGGGCTCAGGTGGCTCAAAAAGCGATCGAGAACGGAGCAGCCGTTATTAATGATATTTCAGCAGGTTTATTGGATAAAAACATGTTAGAAACTGCGGCACAATTACAGGTTCCTTATATTATGATGCACATGAAAGGTAATCCGAATACTATGCAATCATTGGCTCAATATGAGGATATTACGAAGGAAGTAACCTATTATTTTTCGGAAAGGGTCAGTGCAGCTAGAGCCTTAGGAATTAATGATATTATTTTAGATCCGGGATTTGGTTTTGCGAAGACCTTAGAACAAAATTATGAATTATTAAGGCGGACTGATTTTTTGTCGGTTTTTGAATTACCCTTACTGATCGGTATTTCAAGAAAATCAATGATCTATAAGTTATTAGAAACAACACCTCAAAATGCTTTAAACGGGACTACGGTTCTGAATACGATCGCTTTGCAAAAAGGAGCTCATATATTACGGGTTCATGATGTTAAAGAAGCAGTTGAATGTATTACAATAATGGAACAATTATGCTAA